From the Opitutia bacterium genome, one window contains:
- a CDS encoding HAMP domain-containing histidine kinase — protein sequence MTDAALSRQANRLRFDDPAQEARFRADHDERSLRQWRIAAGLGAAAVVAIGLFYQINNAASARVESFGRFALVLPWFALMFAFTFWRRQRPHLQLIGALCCTAAVSFYFLTQCFAVATQMRLTYSLTVSLFSLNGQFLVAVAVAVPLSTRAVGVTLFITTAIGYLFIRAAYPSAARDFLLHQTIIQQVATVGLISLVLIAVTWARERLQRLSFAQQEQLAAMNAELARLNAEKNEFMAIAAHDLRAPLASVGGTAEHLAPRAADPALARGFALIADQSRRMLALVNDYLGAHAAESGQLPVRLTQLELGQIARDSAQRHTATAAAKRQRIELGGIDAGVHVEADATLLAQVIDNFVTNALKFSPPDSTVRLEVQTAPGHPRARLAVVDQGPGIAADEHGKLFRKFGRASTRPTGGESSHGLGLAVAKRLAEAMGGSVGCDSEIGRGATFWIELPRHG from the coding sequence ATGACCGACGCCGCTCTCTCCCGGCAGGCCAACCGCCTGCGCTTCGACGACCCCGCCCAGGAAGCCCGCTTTCGAGCCGATCACGACGAACGCTCGCTGCGCCAATGGCGCATCGCCGCCGGGCTGGGCGCGGCGGCGGTCGTCGCGATCGGGCTTTTCTACCAAATCAACAACGCCGCCTCGGCCCGCGTGGAGAGCTTCGGCCGCTTCGCCCTCGTGCTGCCTTGGTTCGCGCTCATGTTCGCGTTCACCTTCTGGCGTCGCCAACGCCCGCACCTGCAGCTCATCGGCGCGCTCTGCTGCACCGCTGCCGTCTCGTTCTATTTCCTGACCCAGTGCTTCGCCGTCGCGACGCAGATGCGGCTCACCTACTCGCTTACCGTGAGCCTGTTTTCGCTCAACGGGCAGTTCCTCGTCGCCGTCGCGGTCGCGGTGCCGCTGAGCACGCGCGCGGTCGGCGTCACCCTGTTCATCACCACGGCGATCGGCTACCTTTTCATCCGCGCGGCGTATCCCTCCGCCGCTCGCGATTTTCTGCTGCACCAGACGATCATCCAACAAGTCGCGACCGTCGGCCTGATTTCCCTCGTGTTGATCGCGGTCACGTGGGCGCGCGAGCGGCTGCAGCGCCTCTCCTTCGCCCAACAGGAACAGCTCGCCGCGATGAACGCCGAGCTCGCGCGCCTCAACGCCGAGAAGAACGAATTCATGGCCATCGCCGCCCATGACCTGCGCGCGCCGCTCGCCAGCGTCGGCGGCACCGCCGAGCATCTCGCCCCCCGCGCCGCCGATCCCGCCCTCGCCCGCGGCTTCGCGCTCATCGCCGACCAATCGCGCCGCATGCTCGCCCTCGTCAACGACTACCTCGGCGCGCACGCCGCCGAAAGCGGTCAGTTGCCGGTGCGCCTCACGCAACTCGAACTCGGTCAAATCGCTCGCGACTCCGCGCAACGCCACACCGCCACTGCCGCGGCGAAGCGCCAGCGCATCGAACTCGGCGGCATCGACGCCGGCGTGCACGTCGAAGCCGACGCCACGTTGCTCGCCCAAGTGATCGACAACTTCGTGACCAACGCCCTCAAGTTCAGCCCGCCCGACTCCACCGTGCGCCTCGAGGTGCAAACCGCCCCCGGTCACCCGCGCGCCCGCCTCGCCGTCGTCGACCAAGGTCCCGGCATCGCCGCCGACGAGCACGGGAAGCTCTTCCGCAAATTCGGCCGCGCCAGCACGCGCCCCACCGGCGGCGAATCCTCCCACGGCCTCGGCCTCGCCGTCGCCAAACGCCTCGCCGAAGCCATGGGCGGCAGCGTGGGCTGTGACAGTGAAATCGGGCGCGGCGCCACGTTCTGGATTGAACTGCCCCGCCAC